Proteins encoded by one window of uncultured Bacteroides sp.:
- a CDS encoding putative quinol monooxygenase — MVKVIAKFFVKEDKVEEFLKLAGELVQESRKEEGCINYNLVQDLNNKQILVMLEEWESAGILKTHMASTHFTTIIPKMSLLQYQKEEIIVCKPVF; from the coding sequence ATGGTAAAAGTAATTGCGAAATTCTTTGTTAAGGAAGACAAAGTTGAAGAATTCCTGAAATTAGCTGGTGAATTGGTACAGGAATCAAGAAAAGAAGAAGGTTGTATCAATTATAATCTGGTTCAGGATTTGAATAATAAGCAGATATTGGTTATGCTTGAAGAATGGGAGAGTGCAGGTATATTGAAAACACACATGGCTTCAACTCATTTTACAACAATAATCCCAAAGATGAGTCTATTGCAGTATCAGAAGGAAGAAATCATAGTTTGCAAACCAGTATTCTAA
- a CDS encoding metalloregulator ArsR/SmtB family transcription factor, with protein MEKDKDYTAEQEQIARYAKAMGHPARIAIMDFLASQESCFFGDIHDELPIAKATVSQHLKELKDAGLIQGEIEAPKVRYCINKENWAKAQSLFAKFFDKKEIKKICCG; from the coding sequence ATGGAAAAAGATAAAGATTACACAGCAGAACAGGAACAGATTGCCCGATATGCAAAGGCAATGGGGCATCCGGCACGCATAGCTATAATGGATTTCCTCGCATCACAGGAAAGTTGTTTTTTCGGTGATATTCACGATGAATTGCCAATAGCCAAAGCAACCGTATCCCAACACCTGAAGGAACTCAAAGATGCCGGACTAATTCAGGGCGAAATTGAAGCTCCCAAAGTTCGTTATTGTATAAATAAGGAGAATTGGGCAAAGGCTCAGAGCCTGTTCGCCAAGTTCTTTGATAAAAAAGAAATTAAGAAAATCTGCTGCGGATAA
- a CDS encoding thioredoxin family protein — protein MEIKILGSGCSKCKTLEKLTREVVEQNGIDASISKVEDIMEIMKYGVMATPALVVDGKVEIKGRVPSLEEIKEVLTK, from the coding sequence ATGGAAATTAAAATTTTAGGTTCAGGATGCTCAAAGTGCAAAACTCTTGAGAAACTAACACGCGAAGTTGTGGAGCAAAACGGTATTGATGCTTCTATCTCTAAAGTAGAGGACATTATGGAGATTATGAAATACGGAGTTATGGCAACGCCGGCTCTGGTTGTTGACGGAAAAGTTGAGATTAAAGGACGCGTTCCTTCTCTGGAAGAGATAAAAGAAGTATTAACAAAATAA
- a CDS encoding nitrophenyl compound nitroreductase subunit ArsF family protein, translated as MKRIFMISFAIMIILGSFTGNAQNNKKRNAPKVAAQKIEVYYFHFTRRCPTCMAVESESQKDLGALYPEQVKKGMITFKSFNLDEKGSEAIAKKCQASGQSLLVISGKKRTDLTSEGFMYARNSPDKLKQKIKSTIDPLLGSK; from the coding sequence ATGAAACGTATTTTTATGATCAGCTTCGCTATTATGATTATATTAGGAAGCTTTACAGGCAACGCACAAAACAATAAGAAACGAAATGCTCCTAAGGTTGCTGCACAGAAAATTGAAGTTTACTATTTCCACTTTACACGCAGATGCCCAACTTGTATGGCGGTAGAATCTGAATCTCAAAAGGATCTTGGTGCTTTATACCCGGAACAGGTTAAAAAAGGGATGATTACTTTCAAGAGTTTCAACCTTGATGAAAAGGGCAGTGAAGCTATTGCAAAGAAATGTCAGGCATCCGGTCAGAGCCTTTTGGTGATAAGCGGTAAAAAGAGAACCGATCTTACTTCGGAAGGATTTATGTATGCCCGCAACAGTCCCGACAAACTAAAGCAGAAAATCAAATCAACCATTGACCCTTTACTGGGTTCTAAATAA
- a CDS encoding aromatic aminobenezylarsenical efflux permease ArsG family transporter: protein MEFLQSILDNSQYSFLTAIILGLMTAISPCPLATNITAIGFISRDIDNSKRVFLNGLVYTLGRAISYTLLAVILYFGANQMNVSMLFQGWGEKILGPLLIVIGLFMLDIIKINFPGISKLADRIGENSKGSYWSTLLLGMIFALAFCPYSGVLYFAMLIPMTISSASGLYLPVLFAIATGLPVIIFAWLLAYAVGNVGKLYNQIKTFELWFRRVVAVIFILAGFYYATIFFLN, encoded by the coding sequence ATGGAGTTTCTTCAAAGTATTCTTGATAATTCACAGTACTCCTTTCTTACGGCGATAATACTGGGACTGATGACCGCCATCAGCCCCTGCCCACTGGCAACCAACATTACGGCTATAGGATTTATAAGCCGGGATATTGATAATAGCAAGCGGGTATTCCTGAACGGACTGGTCTACACTCTTGGACGCGCAATAAGTTATACCCTTCTTGCCGTAATACTTTATTTCGGAGCCAATCAGATGAACGTGTCTATGCTGTTTCAGGGATGGGGAGAAAAGATTCTTGGCCCGTTGCTAATAGTCATCGGGCTGTTTATGCTGGATATAATAAAGATCAATTTCCCTGGAATTTCTAAACTGGCGGACAGAATTGGAGAAAACAGCAAAGGTAGTTACTGGAGTACACTTTTACTGGGAATGATCTTTGCCCTGGCATTTTGTCCTTATAGCGGAGTTCTCTACTTTGCCATGCTGATACCAATGACCATTTCAAGTGCAAGCGGATTGTATCTTCCGGTACTGTTTGCCATTGCAACAGGTCTGCCGGTTATCATATTTGCCTGGCTGCTGGCTTATGCTGTGGGCAATGTAGGCAAACTGTATAATCAGATAAAAACCTTTGAACTTTGGTTCAGACGTGTTGTTGCTGTGATCTTTATTCTTGCAGGTTTTTACTATGCAACTATTTTCTTTCTTAATTAG